The following proteins come from a genomic window of Aspergillus luchuensis IFO 4308 DNA, chromosome 3, nearly complete sequence:
- the exg1 gene encoding glucan 1,3-beta-glucosidase (CAZy:GH5;~COG:G;~EggNog:ENOG410PJVJ;~InterPro:IPR017853,IPR001547;~PFAM:PF00150;~SECRETED:SignalP(1-22);~go_function: GO:0004553 - hydrolase activity, hydrolyzing O-glycosyl compounds [Evidence IEA];~go_process: GO:0071704 - organic substance metabolic process [Evidence IEA]) yields the protein MFVEGVKKALLALSLLAASAQAVPRVRRQSNASSFDYKSQIVRGVNLGGWLVTEPWITPSLYDSTGGGAVDEWTLCQTLGQDEAKAKLSSHWSSFVTQSDFDRMAQAGLNHVRIPIGYWAVAPIDGEPYVSGQIDYLDQAVTWARAAGLKVVVDLHGAPGSQNGFDNSGHRGPIQWQQGNTVNQTMTAFDALARRYAQSDTVTAIEAINEPNIPGGVDEGGLKNYYYGALADVQRLNPSTTLFMSDGFQPVESWNGFMQGSNVAMDTHHYQVFDTGLLSMSIDDHVKTACSLATQHTMQSDKPVVVGEWTGALTDCAKYLNGVGNAARYDGTYMSTTKYGDCTGKSTGSVADFSPEEKANTRRYIEAQLEAYEMKSGWLFWTWKTEGAPGWDMQDLLANQLFPTSPTDRQYPHQCS from the exons ATGTTTGTGGAAGGTGTAAAGAAGGCGCTTTTGGCGTTGTCTCTTTTGGCTGCTAGTGCACAAGCTGTGCCGCGAGT GCGCCGGCAAAGCAACGCAAGCTCTTTCGATTACAAGAGTCAGATAGTCCGAGGTGTCAATCTaggtggctggctggtgaCCGAGCCATGGATTACACCTTCACTTTATGACAGTACGGGGGGTGGTGCGGTAGATGAATGGACGCTGTGTCAGACGCTGGGCCAGGACGAAGCTAAGGCCAAATTGTCGTCTCACTGGAGCTCGTTCGTCACGCAAAGTGATTTTGACCGGATGGCTCAGGCAGGACTGAATCATGTCCGCATTCCTATTGGATACTGGGCCGTTGCTCCCATTGATGGTGAGCCATATGTCAGCGGTCAGATCGACTATCTCGACCAAGCGGTCACCTGGGCTAGAGCTGCTGGTCTCAAGGTTGTCGTTGATCTGCATGGTG CGCCGGGCTCTCAGAATGGTTTTGACAATAGTGGACACCGAGGCCCCATCCAATGGCAGCAAGGGAACACGGTCAACCAGACCATGACCGCATTTGACGCCCTTGCAAGACGTTACGCTCAGTCCGATACCGTCACAGCGATCGAGGCCATCAACGAACCCAACATTCCTGGTGGCGTAGACGAGGGTGGCCTCAAGAACTACTATTACGGCGCTTTGGCCGATGTCCAGCGTCTCAACCCCTCTACTACCTTGTTCATGTCGGACGGCTTTCAGCCTGTAGAGTCCTGGAACGGCTTCATGCAGGGTAGCAATGTTGCCATGGATACGCATCACTATCAAGTATTTGACACCGGGTTGCTTTCTATGAGCATCGATGACCATGTCAAAACGGCGTGTTCTCTCGCCACACAGCACACGATGCAATCAGATAAGCCCGTCGTCGTGGGTGAATGGACCGGTGCTCTGACTGACTGTGCCAAATATCTCAACGGTGTTGGTAATGCCGCTCGCTACGATGGCACATACATGTCCACCACCAAGTACGGTGACTGCACGGGCAAGAGCACGGGTTCTGTAGCTGATTTCTCACCTGAAGAGAAAGCGAACACCCGTCGTTACATTGAGGCTCAGCTGGAGGCTTACGAGATGAAGAGCGGATGGCTCTTCTGGACCTGGAAGACCGAGGGTGCCCCGGGATGGGACATGCAAGACCTTCTGGCTAATCAACTCTTCCCTACCTCGCCTACTGATAGACAATACCCCCACCAGTGTTCTTGA